In Kitasatospora gansuensis, a genomic segment contains:
- a CDS encoding NYN domain-containing protein gives MDSPEQLGRPLPEGVRHRVVGIAADALGGLPAAELPVSLRQYAKFTPARRAKYAATALAAALEADPAFRLRIADRLRLGQPDLVQALEAGSVPGAADPMDVAAAAYLLRPAGWARLVSEAGEQVERAGAEGAAAEAARLVEKLQEELAELRAQSRADLDRQRADSEGVRREAESLRKKVRTLESDTRRAQAEARKAQSELAEARAAAATEHSAAEAEARRLRHRITELETALETGRRSAREGRSVEDMRLRLLLDTVLQSAQGLQRELALPVAQIHPADLVDAVAPASASPHDVARRALAEDDPALLDQLLAIPQVHLVVDGYNVTKTGYPTLPLEQQRIRLLGGLAMLAQRTQAEVTCVFDGQDLDVPVILAPPRGVRVRFSRTGETADELIRRLVRAEPQGRPVVVVSTDKEVADGVKKAGARPVASLLLLKRLARP, from the coding sequence GTGGACAGCCCGGAGCAGCTCGGCCGGCCGCTCCCCGAGGGCGTCCGGCACCGGGTGGTGGGGATCGCCGCCGACGCGCTCGGCGGCCTGCCGGCGGCCGAACTGCCGGTCTCACTGCGCCAGTACGCGAAGTTCACCCCGGCCCGGCGGGCCAAGTACGCGGCCACCGCGCTGGCCGCCGCGCTGGAGGCGGACCCGGCCTTCCGGCTGCGGATAGCCGATCGGCTCCGGCTCGGGCAGCCGGATCTGGTGCAGGCGCTGGAGGCGGGCAGCGTGCCGGGCGCCGCCGACCCGATGGACGTGGCGGCGGCCGCCTACCTGCTCCGGCCGGCGGGCTGGGCCCGGCTGGTCAGCGAGGCGGGCGAGCAGGTCGAGCGGGCCGGCGCCGAGGGCGCGGCGGCCGAGGCGGCCCGGCTGGTCGAGAAGCTCCAGGAGGAGCTGGCCGAGCTGCGCGCCCAGTCCAGGGCCGACCTGGACCGGCAGCGGGCCGACTCCGAGGGCGTCCGACGCGAGGCCGAGTCGCTCCGGAAGAAGGTCCGCACGCTGGAGAGCGACACCCGGCGGGCGCAGGCCGAGGCTCGCAAGGCGCAGTCCGAGCTGGCCGAGGCGCGGGCCGCGGCGGCCACCGAGCACAGTGCGGCGGAGGCCGAGGCCCGTCGGCTCCGGCACCGGATCACCGAGTTGGAGACCGCGTTGGAGACCGGCCGCCGCTCGGCCCGGGAGGGCCGCAGCGTCGAGGACATGCGGCTGCGGCTGCTGCTGGACACCGTGCTGCAGTCCGCCCAGGGCCTCCAGCGGGAGCTGGCGCTGCCGGTGGCGCAGATCCACCCGGCCGATCTGGTGGACGCGGTGGCCCCGGCCTCGGCCTCGCCGCACGACGTGGCCCGGCGGGCGCTGGCCGAGGACGACCCGGCGCTGCTGGACCAGCTGCTGGCGATCCCTCAGGTCCACCTGGTGGTGGACGGCTACAACGTGACCAAGACCGGGTACCCGACGCTGCCGCTGGAGCAGCAGCGGATCCGGCTGCTCGGCGGTCTGGCGATGCTGGCCCAGCGCACCCAGGCCGAGGTGACCTGTGTCTTCGACGGCCAGGACCTGGACGTGCCGGTGATCCTGGCGCCGCCGCGCGGGGTCAGGGTCCGGTTCAGCCGGACCGGCGAGACCGCGGACGAGCTGATCCGGCGGCTGGTCAGGGCCGAGCCGCAGGGACGTCCGGTGGTGGTGGTCTCCACCGACAAGGAGGTCGCCGACGGCGTGAAGAAGGCCGGTGCGCGCCCGGTGGCCTCGCTGCTCCTGCTGAAGCGGCTGGCCAGGCCGTAA
- a CDS encoding C40 family peptidase, giving the protein MASHRRPKQPSRARVSVLTAAAATAVALSAQAGAHAAPAKPSKDEVKVQVDQLFTEQEQAAERYNGAKERTDQLRKQADQLQDQVARGQEQMTQLQGGLAAVAAQEYRDGGVDPSVALMLSSDPENYLSKASSVDQVNQTQSQTLKSLQDQQRRLDQQKVEAAETLAELDRNTKVLNDAKAEVQKKLAEAQKLLNQLSSADRNAVLGDRASRGGERIDVGSLPAVGGYAGVAVNAAMGKQGKPYVWGATGPNSFDCSGLVVWAYQQAGVSLPRTSQEQATVGTNVGKDYANAQPGDLVVYHSDAHHIGIYIGNGYVVHAPHTGDVVKIMKADAMPIKTIRRV; this is encoded by the coding sequence TTGGCTTCCCACCGCCGCCCCAAGCAGCCGAGCCGTGCACGGGTCTCCGTGCTGACCGCTGCCGCAGCGACCGCGGTCGCCCTGTCGGCCCAGGCGGGTGCCCACGCGGCGCCGGCCAAGCCGAGCAAGGACGAGGTGAAGGTCCAGGTCGACCAGCTCTTCACCGAGCAGGAGCAGGCCGCCGAGCGCTACAACGGCGCCAAGGAGCGGACCGACCAGCTGCGCAAGCAGGCCGACCAGCTCCAGGACCAGGTGGCCCGCGGCCAGGAGCAGATGACGCAGCTTCAGGGCGGCCTGGCGGCCGTGGCGGCGCAGGAGTACCGCGACGGCGGGGTGGACCCCTCGGTCGCGCTGATGCTCTCCTCCGACCCGGAGAACTACCTGAGCAAGGCGTCCAGCGTCGACCAGGTGAACCAGACCCAGTCGCAGACCCTGAAGTCGCTGCAGGACCAGCAGCGCCGGCTGGACCAGCAGAAGGTCGAGGCCGCGGAGACGCTGGCCGAGCTGGACCGCAACACCAAGGTGCTGAACGACGCCAAGGCCGAGGTGCAGAAGAAGCTGGCCGAGGCGCAGAAGCTGCTCAACCAGCTGAGCTCGGCCGACCGGAACGCCGTCCTGGGCGACCGCGCCTCGCGCGGCGGGGAGCGGATCGACGTCGGCTCGCTGCCGGCCGTCGGCGGCTACGCCGGTGTGGCGGTCAACGCCGCGATGGGCAAGCAGGGCAAGCCGTACGTCTGGGGTGCCACCGGACCGAACTCCTTCGACTGCTCCGGCCTGGTGGTCTGGGCGTACCAGCAGGCGGGCGTCTCGCTGCCGCGCACCTCGCAGGAGCAGGCCACCGTCGGCACCAACGTCGGCAAGGACTACGCCAACGCGCAGCCGGGCGACCTGGTGGTCTACCACTCGGACGCGCACCACATCGGGATCTACATCGGCAACGGCTACGTGGTGCACGCGCCGCACACCGGTGACGTCGTGAAGATCATGAAGGCCGACGCGATGCCGATCAAGACCATCCGCCGGGTCTGA